A single genomic interval of Alteromonas sp. BL110 harbors:
- a CDS encoding PhoH family protein produces MPKKNSTDTKIYVLDTNILLHEPHAFLSFKEHDVVIPMTVLEELDYIKDSKKDVARDARVSIRAMEDLLHNATPEDMLAGVSMEGLGAGQTAPTGSLSIFADLNMVEAQQVFTSNENDNRIINVALHLQKTFAPQKVVLVTKDLNMRLKAKGAGLAHVEDYRTDQLITDIKYLSRGFHTFEGNFWDSVKSVDSRSEGRDTIHTIPKSMLPEAYVNEFLLDETRQFAGLVEEITDEHLEVLDLGYERLMGRHAWGITPKNIGQAMALHALLDPHIDMVILTGPAGSGKTLLALAAALEMVVERNMYDKIIVTRSTPEIAESIGFLPGTEEEKMLPWLAAITDSLEVLHKHDENTKGSMNYIMEKANIQYKSVNFMRGRSIQNAIVILDESQNLTASQLKTIITRCGEGTKLIVGGNLAQIDSNYLSAVTSGLTYLVEKFKDFSGSATINLDGVVRSRLASFAEENL; encoded by the coding sequence ATGCCAAAAAAAAATTCTACCGATACTAAGATTTACGTCCTCGATACCAACATATTGCTGCACGAACCTCACGCTTTTCTCTCCTTTAAAGAACATGATGTTGTTATTCCAATGACCGTATTGGAAGAGCTCGACTATATCAAAGACAGTAAAAAAGACGTGGCTCGCGATGCTCGGGTATCCATTCGGGCGATGGAGGATTTGCTCCACAACGCAACACCAGAAGATATGCTTGCAGGCGTATCGATGGAAGGGTTGGGCGCGGGTCAAACGGCACCTACAGGTAGTTTATCTATCTTCGCTGATCTCAATATGGTCGAAGCCCAGCAAGTTTTTACCAGCAATGAGAACGACAACCGTATTATCAACGTTGCGCTGCACTTGCAAAAGACCTTCGCGCCGCAAAAAGTGGTGTTGGTAACCAAAGACTTAAACATGCGTCTTAAGGCGAAAGGGGCAGGCCTTGCTCATGTTGAAGACTACCGCACTGACCAGCTTATTACTGACATCAAATATTTATCTCGAGGGTTTCATACCTTTGAAGGTAATTTTTGGGACAGCGTAAAAAGCGTGGATAGCCGCAGTGAAGGTCGAGACACCATTCACACCATCCCTAAATCCATGCTGCCTGAGGCGTACGTAAACGAGTTCTTACTCGATGAAACTAGGCAGTTTGCGGGCCTTGTTGAAGAAATTACCGATGAGCATTTAGAAGTACTGGATTTAGGTTACGAACGCTTAATGGGTCGCCACGCTTGGGGCATTACACCAAAAAATATCGGTCAGGCAATGGCGCTTCATGCCCTCCTAGACCCGCATATTGATATGGTTATTCTCACAGGCCCTGCAGGCAGTGGTAAAACGTTACTTGCGCTAGCGGCTGCCCTTGAAATGGTGGTAGAGCGCAACATGTATGACAAAATCATTGTTACGCGAAGTACACCAGAAATTGCTGAATCTATCGGCTTCTTACCGGGTACGGAAGAAGAAAAAATGCTGCCTTGGTTGGCGGCGATTACTGACTCACTTGAAGTACTTCACAAGCATGATGAAAACACCAAAGGCTCTATGAACTACATCATGGAAAAAGCCAATATTCAGTATAAGTCGGTAAACTTTATGCGGGGGCGAAGCATTCAAAACGCTATCGTGATTTTGGATGAATCGCAAAACTTAACGGCGTCACAGCTTAAAACTATCATCACGCGTTGTGGTGAAGGTACTAAGCTCATTGTAGGCGGTAACCTGGCACAAATAGACAGTAACTACTTAAGTGCTGTGACCTCGGGCTTAACCTACCTAGTTGAGAAGTTTAAAGACTTCTCAGGCAGTGCCACTATTAACCTAGATGGCGTAGTAAGGAGTCGACTAGCGAGCTTTGCAGAAGAAAACCTCTAG
- a CDS encoding extracellular solute-binding protein codes for MPNLAGDVVHLLTRTSVPKKAIGLYLLCLVFLLCTNFTYARSITLATSEVSPFSDGKDVSKGYVNEVVIRAFEELGEQLNVERYPHARALLLAEKGAIDGVFPVHDYERVNDAFLLSDAIPAGASGFLIRTKDFKDRSEIPNLVEWLKRQNLRGIGYLRGTVAPQFLSNEAFFNMYPGKSTVNLLDLLGRERIDVLFIDKYSAKEALVNERPSLIGEFIFIPKEEVQSSFHLALSKQSPESSKLIEKFNLALQKQKQNGLLTHTLEKYGVYKASLNEDALIVGAPDINAVFHAKAYLDKYDSPLSQSNIQWRIMDETVLRRRLLGNFSVNENSFDLVLIGNYGLPIWAKRDILVPFKTHPDNYDINDVIPAALHANTVDGQLYGLPFVAETTLTFYRKDLLDKFNLSLPSVLTYTDIKALAKQIHIPEKEVYGVGLRTRVGWGQNMALVSTMANTYGASWLDEKMRPTLDSKAWFNAVSMYADLAKNFGPPENEDMGWQENQKLFAQGKLAFFIDASSLGGALFDKSFSKVTQFTGVTYAPLGKQQKGAQWFWSWNFAIPKQSRYVKESQRLAHFLTSKAFIDDLKKVRGEYAAPSGTRHSTYSDAYQQAVPYAAFEHQALKLLSSDEPSESLIGSQFIPIPEFTAIGYAVGAQINDVVTGKTSVKAALESAQNQTEIILERAGYFAEKEK; via the coding sequence ATGCCAAATTTAGCGGGTGATGTTGTTCACCTTCTTACCCGTACGTCGGTACCTAAAAAGGCGATAGGGTTGTACTTGCTATGTTTGGTTTTTCTACTTTGCACCAATTTTACTTATGCACGCTCTATTACGCTGGCAACATCTGAGGTAAGCCCATTCAGCGACGGCAAAGATGTGTCAAAAGGCTATGTGAATGAAGTGGTAATAAGGGCCTTTGAAGAGTTAGGGGAACAGCTTAATGTAGAGCGCTATCCTCATGCCAGGGCTCTACTGTTGGCGGAGAAGGGAGCCATAGACGGTGTATTCCCTGTTCACGACTACGAGCGCGTCAATGACGCATTTCTTCTATCTGATGCTATTCCAGCGGGAGCAAGTGGATTCCTAATTAGGACGAAAGACTTTAAGGATAGGAGTGAAATACCTAATCTAGTTGAATGGCTCAAACGACAAAACTTGCGAGGAATTGGGTACCTAAGAGGCACAGTAGCACCTCAATTTTTATCAAATGAAGCGTTTTTCAATATGTACCCAGGAAAGTCTACGGTTAATTTATTAGATTTATTGGGAAGAGAGAGAATTGATGTTTTATTTATTGATAAATATAGCGCCAAAGAGGCATTAGTTAATGAGCGTCCTAGCCTCATAGGTGAGTTTATATTTATCCCTAAAGAGGAAGTGCAAAGCTCTTTTCATCTAGCGCTTTCAAAACAAAGCCCTGAATCTTCCAAATTAATTGAGAAATTCAACCTAGCGTTACAGAAACAAAAACAGAATGGGCTTTTAACTCACACACTTGAAAAATATGGCGTATATAAGGCCTCACTAAACGAAGACGCCTTAATTGTTGGTGCGCCAGATATTAATGCTGTTTTTCATGCAAAAGCATACCTGGATAAATACGACTCCCCCCTGTCACAGTCAAATATCCAATGGCGAATAATGGATGAAACCGTTTTGCGTCGTAGGTTACTCGGTAATTTTTCAGTAAATGAAAATAGCTTTGACTTGGTACTAATTGGCAACTACGGGCTTCCCATTTGGGCGAAGCGAGACATTCTCGTTCCTTTTAAAACGCATCCAGACAATTATGATATCAATGATGTCATTCCTGCTGCCCTACATGCCAATACCGTTGACGGACAGCTCTACGGCTTGCCGTTTGTCGCTGAAACTACATTAACTTTTTACCGAAAGGACCTGCTAGATAAGTTTAATTTAAGCCTTCCCTCAGTGCTTACATATACCGACATTAAGGCGCTCGCTAAACAAATACATATACCCGAAAAGGAAGTTTATGGGGTAGGGCTTAGAACGCGAGTGGGGTGGGGGCAGAATATGGCATTAGTGAGTACTATGGCCAATACCTATGGGGCTTCGTGGTTAGATGAAAAAATGCGGCCCACGTTAGACAGCAAAGCGTGGTTTAATGCAGTGAGTATGTACGCTGACCTTGCAAAGAACTTTGGCCCCCCAGAAAACGAAGATATGGGGTGGCAAGAGAACCAAAAACTCTTTGCTCAAGGCAAATTAGCGTTTTTCATTGACGCTTCTTCTTTAGGTGGCGCGCTATTTGACAAAAGCTTTTCTAAAGTTACTCAATTCACTGGCGTTACTTATGCGCCGCTCGGAAAGCAACAAAAAGGGGCGCAGTGGTTTTGGTCATGGAATTTTGCCATTCCGAAACAATCGCGCTATGTGAAAGAGTCCCAGCGACTTGCGCATTTTTTAACATCAAAAGCCTTTATTGATGACCTTAAAAAAGTCCGCGGTGAATACGCAGCCCCTTCAGGTACTAGGCACTCAACCTATTCCGACGCCTATCAGCAAGCTGTGCCCTATGCTGCTTTTGAGCATCAAGCGTTAAAGTTACTTTCAAGCGATGAGCCGAGTGAATCCTTGATAGGGAGCCAGTTTATTCCTATCCCAGAGTTTACTGCTATTGGTTACGCAGTAGGTGCACAAATTAATGATGTAGTTACCGGTAAAACGAGCGTTAAAGCAGCGTTAGAAAGCGCCCAAAATCAAACAGAGATAATTTTAGAGCGGGCTGGGTATTTCGCAGAAAAGGAAAAGTAG